In Cydia strobilella chromosome 22, ilCydStro3.1, whole genome shotgun sequence, one genomic interval encodes:
- the LOC134751467 gene encoding uncharacterized protein LOC134751467: protein MASKPKSRPNLYKRYCSVYGCLNKRKNKEAENTFFKIPDDIERRQEWLTAIDREDLLDEKKKKAKNNFVCSAHFDDSAIITSTSKRLKTDAVPTKLLPDKSQKNIPPDAPLPQTTDILSHLHKPTKKDKIFVSTYSHKQSQTDTQEQKEIESEIAPPNNNKSFNESKPKSTVLSKPKTNALQSHKKVRILSNKIIKIEKPELACTSVQTDLIETSNKMTQTALALSDKSPRKRKLKKELVIVKCQRKRLEQEVLKIEKELEAKNASLLSSPEEEVAQRFMKLVEWQNKIKNKFKGNRYEAEFKIFALNLHYASPHAYRCLQTVLKLPSKSTLNRLKLKIPPKLDDRVLNSLSLKIKSLHAKYCTICVDEMVLKRHLYYDTKKDEVVGFHNINGTISTEIASNAYVIMLQGIYCNWKQPIAYALLGSTKHYADLDSWMNEVISKLFGVGIEVKAIILYKKSDR from the exons atggcttcgaaacctaaatcgcgaccTAATCTCTATAAAAGATATTGTTCCGTTTACGggtgtctgaataaacggaagaacaaggaagcagaaaacacattttttaaaattccGGACGATATTGAAAG ACGACAAGAATGGCTAACAGCAATCGACAGAGAAGATTTACTggacgaaaaaaaaaagaaggccaaaaataactttgtttgTTCTGCACATTTCGATGACTCTGCAATCATAACTTCTACTTCGAAGCGGCTGAAAACTGATGCGGTACCCACGAAATTATTACCTGATAAATCTCAGAAAAATATTCCACCAGACGCTC CTCTTCCACAGACCACAGATATTTTGTCTCACTTACACAAACCCACAAAGAaagataaaatatttgtttccaCTTATAGTCACAAACAATCACAAACCGATACCCAAGAACAAAAAGAAATAGAATCTGAGATCGCCCcaccgaataataataaatcatttaatgAGTCGAAGCCCAAATCAACAGTTCTATCTAAACCTAAAACAAATGCCTTACAATCTCACAAAAAAGTACGaatattatcaaataaaataattaaaattgaaaaacctGAGCTTGCTTGTACTTCAGTGCAAACCGATTTAATTGAAACATCAAATAAAATGACCCAGACAGCATTAGCCTTATCTGACAAATCCCCACGTAAAAGAAAACTGAAAAAGGAACTTGTGATTGTTAAATGCCAACGTAAGCGATTGGAGCAAGAagttttaaaaattgaaaaagagtTAGAAGCAAAAAATGCATCTTTACTCTCCAGTCCCGAAGAGGAAGTCGCTCAACGATTTATGAAATTGGTTGAGtggcaaaacaaaataaaaaacaaattcaaaGGCAATCGCTATGAGGCGGAATTCAAAATATTTGCTTTGAATTTACATTACGCTAGTCCACATGCATATCGTTGCCTCCAAACTGTTCTGAAGCTTCCCAGCAAGAGTACATTAAACagattaaaattgaaaattccTCCTAAACTTGATGACCGTGTTCTAAATAGTCTatctttaaaaattaaatcattacaTGCAAAATATTGCACTATTTGTGTAGATGAAATGGTACTCAAACGACACTTGTATTATGATACAAAAAAAGACGAAGTGGTCGGATTCCATAATATAAACGGTACTATATCTACAGAAATAGCAAGCAATGCTTATGTTATAATGCTACAAGGTATATACTGCAACTGGAAGCAACCTATAGCCTACGCTCTTCTAGGAAGTACTAAACATTATGCTGACTTAGATTCGTGGATGAATGAAGTAATATCAAAACTTTTTGGTGTGGGTATAGAAGTGAAAgccattatattatataaaaaaagtgacCGTTGA